The following are encoded in a window of Arthrobacter antioxidans genomic DNA:
- a CDS encoding SDR family NAD(P)-dependent oxidoreductase, whose protein sequence is MTELSGSHVLVVGATGVLGAELSRQLAAQGAGLMLSGRSGTKLAGLAEELGDAVVGTVAADLSRPSGPADIAAAVYGRELDGVVFAAGVVAFGPAMEVDDDTLDELVLVNLLGYMRLMREVGPRLGKDSFVVQISAVVAESPTAGMAAYSATKAGLSAYGKALTLELRRQGVRVLDVRPPHTETGLATRPIAGEAPKLPRGKDPVAVAGRIVTAIRDGERDLASSAF, encoded by the coding sequence ATGACTGAGCTGAGCGGTTCCCACGTCCTCGTCGTCGGTGCCACCGGAGTCCTCGGGGCGGAACTGTCCCGGCAGCTCGCGGCGCAGGGTGCCGGGCTGATGCTGTCCGGCCGCTCCGGGACGAAGCTCGCGGGTCTCGCCGAGGAGCTCGGGGACGCCGTCGTCGGGACCGTCGCCGCGGATCTCAGCAGGCCCTCGGGGCCCGCCGACATCGCCGCGGCGGTCTACGGCCGGGAACTCGACGGAGTGGTGTTCGCCGCCGGCGTCGTCGCCTTCGGCCCGGCCATGGAGGTCGACGACGACACCCTCGACGAACTCGTGCTCGTGAACCTGCTCGGCTACATGCGGCTCATGCGGGAGGTGGGGCCGAGGCTCGGCAAGGACTCCTTCGTGGTGCAGATCAGCGCCGTCGTCGCGGAGAGCCCGACGGCGGGCATGGCCGCATACTCGGCCACGAAGGCCGGCCTCAGCGCGTACGGGAAGGCGCTGACGCTGGAGCTGCGCCGCCAGGGCGTCCGCGTCCTGGATGTCCGTCCGCCGCACACCGAGACCGGCCTGGCCACCCGGCCGATCGCGGGCGAGGCCCCGAAGCTGCCCCGGGGTAAGGACCCGGTGGCCGTCGCCGGGCGCATCGTCACCGCGATCCGCGACGGTGAGCGGGATCTGGCCTCGTCCGCGTTCTGA